The genomic segment taaaatgtaatacgcatcaaaaataaaattatgccatagaaaaatatacaattttattactatttttataaaaaattaatattctagaTTCTCATCCTTGTTTCCCGGTTTTGAGCATAATTGGCGTAAATCGGGAAAAAGAATCTGTCACAACCATTTGTGAGTTGATCAAGGTTCCCAAATAAAACAGGAACAcagaataataagaaagaaaaaagtttaGTAACAGGAATATAGAGTAATGAAGGTCATAGACAACAgacttaaaataaaaaattagcaaTCAATaagttcgtttatttaatctttttgtacctttgtattacaatatagtaATATTGATATCAttacaacatttaataaaGTGTTTAATGTCAAAaataattacgttttaaatgtttctaaGACCAATCCATTTCTGATATAATTAAGCAGTACGCGTTTGCATATAACGAGAGAAAGCctgtacaataataaatagtatcgtgaattcaaatttaaatatattattataatatatttacacttACAAGATATATAGTTAGTTTATTTTGTATGTGGTCGTGCTTTTGCTTTCTGTCTTGAATACTGAGCATGACTATGAGCTCTTAAACTATTGAACactttattgtttaatttgacATCAAATCCTCCTGTGTCCCCTGTATGAATACCCGGTGGGAACTGTAAAACTCTGCAGGCATTTATTCTTGATGTCATTAACATATCATGTTTTGTTACAATTTGGGATCCTTTACCACCCATTTTTCTATACCCACAACGTGGTATAGAAGcatattctttttctatgCTCTATTAAACAGTAGATATGTATTAAATGTTCAACTTTtgaataaagaattttgtatagaatattatgttacaaaatatttaccaCAAATCTATCGAAATCTCTAGTTGTATCTTCAATATCTGTGTCTTTTTCATCCTGGTCCTCAGATAGAGAAGTTCGATAGTTTGTATAAGTTAtattaactataaaatatatggtgacaaaaataaaaaaattttaaataagatttattaaaaagaatatcttaCCTTTAGAATCacgatttaatttttgctCTGTACGTTTTAATATTAGATCATATTCTTTGTTAAATTGATCTTGCAACATATTTGCAATCACTTCATCATTTTCTGTATCATTTGTGTCACA from the Bombus pyrosoma isolate SC7728 linkage group LG11, ASM1482585v1, whole genome shotgun sequence genome contains:
- the LOC122572776 gene encoding serine/threonine-protein kinase RIO3-like, producing MSTPWAKIQPVEGPVNLLDITSEQLAKSLQEKEFKKSHIQTVDNINIENYTICDTNDTENDEVIANMLQDQFNKEYDLILKRTEQKLNRDSKVNITYTNYRTSLSEDQDEKDTDIEDTTRDFDRFVSIEKEYASIPRCGYRKMGGKGSQIVTKHDMLMTSRINACRVLQFPPGIHTGDTGGFDVKLNNKVFNSLRAHSHAQYSRQKAKARPHTK